The following proteins are encoded in a genomic region of Alnus glutinosa chromosome 8, dhAlnGlut1.1, whole genome shotgun sequence:
- the LOC133876194 gene encoding protein CLMP1-like, producing the protein MVTKKVAVYTGKVYLKEGYMIYNEHPAITLLLSFFFPLSASPCDRVTLSLTLSSCDLVFISSSFLFSCEFAQLFRTHVGIDPDAHIDLHELGMELCSEALEETVTSEEAQGLFDKAAAKFQEVAALAFFNWGNVHMCAARKRIPLDESAGKEVVAAQLHVAYDWVKGRYSLAREKYEEALLIKPDFYEGLLALGQQQFEMAKLHWSFALAKKMDLSSWDSAETLKLFDSAEEKMKAATEMWEKLEEQRANELKDPHN; encoded by the exons ATGGTAACAAAAAAGGTGGCAGTTTATACAGGAAAAGTGTATTTGAAAGAGGGATATATGATATACAATGagcat CCTGCTAtcactcttcttctttcctttttttttcctctgtcGGCATCACCGTGTGACCGTGTCACACTATCACTGACTCTCTCTTCTTGTGATCttgtcttcatttcttcttcatttcttttttcttgtgaaTTTGCTCAGCTTTTTCGCACTCATGTTGGCATTGACCCAGATGCTCATATTGACTTGCATGAGCTGGGGATGGAGCTCTGTTCTGAGGCACTTGAGGAGACGGTTACAAGTGAAGAAGCACAAGGTCTTTTTGACAAGGCTGCTGCTAAGTTCCAGGAGGTAGCTGCTTTGGCTTTCTTCAATTGGGGAAATGTTCATATGTGTGCAGCAAGGAAACGCATTCCCTTAGATGAATCTGCTGGAAAGGAGGTAGTGGCAGCACAACTTCATGTGGCTTATGACTGGGTTAAGGGAAGATATTCTCTGGCCAGAGAGAAGTATGAGGAGGCACTCCTGATTAAACCGGACTTTTATGAGGGGTTGCTGGCTCTTGGGCAGCAGCAATTTGAAATGGCCAAACTTCATTGGTCATTTGCACTTGCCAAGAAGATGGATCTTTCTAGTTGGGATTCTGCCGAAACTCTTAAACTTTTTGACAGTGCAGAGGAAAAGATGAAGGCTGCAACCGAGATGTGGGAGAAGCTGGAGGAGCAGAGAGCAAATGAGCTAAAAGATCCGCATAACTGA
- the LOC133875313 gene encoding probable mannitol dehydrogenase — translation MAKSPEQEHPKKAFGWAARDTSGILSPFKFSRRATGDDDVTFRVLYCGICHSDLHMIKNEWGGTSTYPLVPGHELVGEVTEVGSKVKKVKVGDKVGVGCVVGACHSCENCMNDLEVYCPKMILTDNSFYSDGTLTYGGYSDTMVANERYIIHFPENIPLDASAPLLCAGITVYSPLKYYGLAEPGKHIGVVGLGGLGHLAVKFAKAFGAKVTVISTSISKKDEALEHLGADSFLLSRDQEQVQAAKNTMDGILDTVSAAHSILPLIDLLKSHGKLVLLGVPEKPLELPVFPLLMGRKTVAGSCTGGMKEIQEMVDFAAKHNITADTEIIPMEYVNTAMERLAKGDVRYRFVIDIGNTLAATKP, via the exons ATGGCAAAATCACCAGAACAAGAGCACCCGAAGAAGGCCTTCGGATGGGCGGCTAGGGACACTTCGGGGATCCTCTCGCCCTTCAAATTCTCGAGAAG AGCAACGGGAGATGATGACGTAACGTTCAGAGTTCTTTATTGTGGGATATGCCACTCGGACCTTCACATGATCAAAAACGAATGGGGGGGCACGTCCACCTACCCACTTGTCCCCGG GCACGAATTGGTTGGGGAAGTGACAGAAGTGGGGAGCAAGGTGAAGAAAGTTAAAGTAGGAGACAAAGTGGGCGTGGGATGCGTGGTCGGTGCATGCCATTCCTGCGAGAACTGTATGAATGACCTTGAAGTTTATTGTCCCAAAATGATTCTTACCGACAATTCTTTTTACTCCGATGGAACACTCACATATGGAGGCTACTCAGACACAATGGTAGCTAACGAGCGCTATATCATTCACTTCCCGGAAAACATCCCACTTGACGCCAGTGCTCCCCTACTTTGTGCCGGGATCACAGTTTATAGTCCTTTGAAATATTATGGTCTCGCCGAGCCAGGTAAGCATATTGGAGTTGTTGGCCTAGGTGGACTTGGTCATCTAGCTGTTAAATTTGCAAAGGCTTTTGGGGCGAAAGTGACGGTAATTAGCACCTCCATTAGCAAGAAGGATGAGGCTTTGGAACATCTTGGTGCTGACTCATTTTTGCTTAGCCGTGACCAAGAACAAGTGCAG GCTGCCAAGAATACAATGGATGGTATCCTTGATACCGTATCTGCAGCGCACTCCATTTTGCCATTAATTGATCTATTGAAGTCCCATGGGAAGCTTGTTTTGCTGGGAGTACCAGAAAAGCCACTTGAGCTACCCGTCTTTCCTCTGCTTATGG GAAGGAAGACGGTTGCTGGTAGTTGCACTGGAGGAATGAAGGAGATACAAGAAATGGTAGACTTTGCAGCGAAACATAACATCACGGCAGACACAGAGATTATTCCAATGGAGTACGTGAACACGGCAATGGAGCGCCTTGCTAAGGGTGATGTTAGATATCGATTTGTCATCGACATCGGAAACACCTTGGCCGCTACCAAACCTTGA